One window of Metopolophium dirhodum isolate CAU chromosome 3, ASM1992520v1, whole genome shotgun sequence genomic DNA carries:
- the LOC132941109 gene encoding cytochrome c oxidase subunit 6C — MSAGAVVQKLAKPQLRGLYDKKTKFHLVFSVVLSIGVGVAYKYGIGEPRKKAYAEFYKHYDAEKDFERMRKLGLFSSCPADD; from the exons ATGTCTGCCGGAGCTGTGgtacaaaaattagcaaaaccACAATTACGTGGACTTTATGATAAGAAAACCAAGTTCCACCTTGTGTTTAGTGTTGTACTATCCATTGGAGTTGGTGTGGCATACAAATATGGCATCGGTGAACCTCGTAAGAAGGCTTACGCAGAATTTtacaa acacTATGATGCAGAAAAGGACTTTGAAAGAATGAGGAAATTAGGACTTTTCTCATCTTGCCCTGCCGATGATTAA